One region of Mucilaginibacter gotjawali genomic DNA includes:
- a CDS encoding CocE/NonD family hydrolase — protein sequence MKKLTFLALGLCLLTLNALAQPGGDAAYVKDNYIKYEYQVPMRDGIKLFTSVYVPKDTSKKYPIMMDRTPYSVAPYGADKYKGSLGPSSLFLHDKYIFVYQDVRGRWMSEGIFREMTPELEQHKTNKDVDEGTDTYDTIDWLIKNIPNNTGKVGAWGISYPGFFTTTCLLSRHPALVAASPQAPMSDLYRDDAFHNGAFMLAANFSFYPFFTNRQDNKPTQARGSELKYGTEDGYEYYMKMGSVKNSNKPQYYNDTIKLWNEMLDHPNYDQHWKDRKVLPHLHDIKTATLVTGGWYDAEDLYGAINTYKTLVKNNPATPIYFAMGPWVHGGWARGAGDHLGDVDFGGPTGPFYREKIEFAFFSHYLKGTDTDIPKVSTFETGLNQWKTYKTWPPKEAEDKNLYLLPGGKLSFNAPKASSGPDEFVSDPTKPVPFISETDLDMKREYMTADQRFAESRPDVLSYQTDVLDKDITLAGNIWANLKVSTTGTDADWVVKVIDVYPDSAKNNKFTGQGVYMSHYEQMVRSEAMRGKFRKSFEFPVAFTPGQVSPVNFELQDVLHTFKKGHRIMVQVQSTWFPLIDRNPQRFEDIMKARDSDFQKATNKVYSTKENPSYLKVRVIPGE from the coding sequence ATGAAGAAACTTACCTTTTTGGCTTTAGGCCTCTGCCTTTTGACGTTAAACGCTTTGGCGCAACCCGGCGGTGATGCTGCCTATGTGAAGGATAATTATATCAAATACGAATACCAGGTACCGATGCGCGATGGTATAAAACTGTTCACTTCGGTTTATGTGCCAAAGGATACTTCCAAAAAATACCCGATAATGATGGACCGCACGCCGTATAGCGTGGCTCCCTACGGCGCTGATAAATATAAAGGCAGCCTTGGGCCATCCTCCCTGTTTTTACACGACAAATATATTTTTGTTTACCAGGACGTGCGCGGCCGGTGGATGAGCGAAGGTATTTTCCGCGAGATGACGCCCGAATTGGAGCAGCATAAAACCAATAAAGATGTGGATGAAGGAACCGATACCTACGATACCATCGACTGGCTCATTAAAAACATCCCTAACAATACCGGCAAAGTAGGCGCCTGGGGTATTTCCTATCCCGGCTTTTTTACCACCACCTGCTTATTGAGCCGTCACCCGGCATTGGTAGCGGCGTCGCCGCAGGCGCCGATGTCCGATCTGTACCGCGATGATGCTTTTCATAACGGGGCCTTTATGCTGGCGGCAAACTTTAGTTTTTATCCTTTTTTTACCAACAGGCAGGATAATAAGCCAACCCAGGCCCGTGGCAGCGAACTGAAATACGGCACCGAAGACGGGTACGAGTATTACATGAAAATGGGTTCGGTAAAAAACTCTAACAAGCCGCAATATTATAACGATACGATCAAACTGTGGAACGAAATGCTGGATCACCCTAATTATGACCAGCACTGGAAAGACCGCAAAGTATTGCCGCACCTGCACGATATTAAAACCGCTACCCTGGTTACCGGCGGCTGGTATGATGCTGAAGACCTTTACGGCGCTATCAATACTTATAAAACTTTAGTAAAAAACAACCCTGCTACCCCTATCTATTTCGCTATGGGCCCATGGGTGCATGGCGGATGGGCGCGAGGAGCGGGCGACCATTTGGGCGATGTTGATTTCGGCGGCCCAACCGGGCCATTTTACCGCGAGAAGATAGAGTTTGCCTTTTTCAGTCATTATTTAAAAGGTACAGATACGGATATCCCGAAGGTATCCACCTTTGAAACGGGCCTTAATCAGTGGAAAACTTACAAAACCTGGCCGCCAAAAGAAGCAGAGGATAAAAACCTGTACTTGTTGCCAGGCGGCAAGCTTTCTTTTAATGCGCCAAAAGCATCCTCAGGCCCCGATGAATTCGTGTCTGATCCTACCAAACCGGTACCATTCATCAGTGAAACCGACCTGGATATGAAACGTGAATACATGACCGCTGATCAGCGTTTTGCCGAAAGCCGGCCCGATGTATTATCTTACCAGACCGATGTGCTTGATAAGGACATTACGCTTGCGGGCAACATTTGGGCAAACCTTAAAGTAAGTACCACAGGCACCGACGCCGATTGGGTAGTTAAAGTAATTGACGTTTATCCTGATAGCGCCAAAAACAATAAATTTACCGGCCAGGGTGTTTATATGTCGCATTATGAGCAAATGGTACGCAGTGAGGCGATGCGCGGCAAATTCCGTAAAAGCTTTGAATTCCCGGTGGCATTTACGCCAGGCCAGGTGAGCCCGGTAAATTTCGAGCTGCAGGATGTGCTGCATACCTTTAAAAAGGGGCACCGTATTATGGTACAGGTACAAAGCACCTGGTTCCCGCTGATTGACCGGAACCCCCAGCGTTTTGAAGATATCATGAAAGCCAGGGATTCAGATTTTCAGAAAGCTACCAATAAGGTGTATTCAACCAAAGAAAATCCAAGTTATTTAAAAGTGAGGGTAATACCGGGCGAATAA
- a CDS encoding sigma-54-dependent transcriptional regulator codes for MKRILIIDDEVNVALLLAKFLTRNGFDVTTASTGTIGMEYLKNGDFNLVLCDFRLEDTDGREMLKNIKTQYPKTGVIIITGYSDIKMAVELIKMGAYDYITKPLYPDEILNTITKAIETHYALIEDKTEKNNEDKSSRENRKQAFNGEFVLGNSRASRELLRQIELVAPTNYSVIIMGESGTGKESVAKSIHLNSPRYNQPFIAMDCGSLTKELAQSEFFGHEKGSFTGALYTKIGHFEMANGGTLFLDEVGNLSYEIQAALLRTVQERKVKRIGSTKEINLDVRIIIATNENLQEGIQKGRFREDLYHRFNEFSIFIPPLRERGNDIMLLADHFLKLANHELGRNVVSFSPEVVECFMNYRWQGNVREMKNVVRRATLLTEGNEITMKALPLEISNFKMPVHEYGNHIESFEIKEVRHDLKNAALEAEYETILKVLREVNFNKTKAAEILNIDRKTLYNKMKAINIK; via the coding sequence ATGAAAAGAATTCTCATCATTGATGATGAAGTTAATGTTGCGTTGCTGTTGGCGAAGTTTTTGACACGAAATGGTTTTGATGTAACTACTGCATCAACCGGCACTATTGGTATGGAGTACCTTAAAAACGGCGACTTTAACCTTGTTTTGTGCGATTTCAGGCTGGAAGATACCGATGGCCGCGAAATGCTTAAAAATATAAAAACCCAATATCCAAAAACGGGTGTGATCATTATTACCGGCTACTCGGACATAAAGATGGCTGTTGAGCTGATAAAAATGGGCGCCTATGATTATATTACCAAGCCTTTGTATCCGGATGAAATTTTAAATACCATTACCAAAGCAATTGAAACGCATTATGCACTGATTGAGGATAAAACCGAAAAAAATAACGAGGATAAATCATCAAGGGAAAATAGAAAACAAGCCTTTAATGGTGAATTTGTATTAGGAAACAGCCGTGCATCCCGTGAGCTTTTGCGCCAGATAGAATTGGTTGCCCCAACAAATTACAGCGTGATCATCATGGGCGAAAGCGGTACCGGCAAGGAGTCGGTTGCAAAGAGCATACATTTAAACAGCCCGCGCTACAACCAGCCATTTATAGCGATGGATTGCGGATCGTTAACCAAAGAACTGGCCCAGAGTGAATTCTTCGGCCACGAAAAAGGCTCCTTTACCGGCGCTTTATATACCAAGATCGGCCATTTTGAGATGGCAAACGGCGGCACTTTGTTTTTGGACGAAGTAGGAAATTTATCCTATGAGATCCAGGCGGCCTTATTACGAACCGTACAGGAACGGAAAGTGAAAAGAATTGGCAGTACCAAAGAAATTAACCTTGATGTGCGCATCATTATAGCTACCAACGAAAATTTGCAGGAAGGCATACAAAAAGGGAGATTCAGGGAGGACCTTTACCACCGTTTTAATGAGTTTAGCATCTTTATACCGCCCCTGCGCGAACGTGGAAATGATATCATGCTGCTGGCCGACCATTTTTTAAAGCTGGCAAACCATGAGCTGGGACGTAATGTGGTTTCGTTCTCTCCGGAAGTTGTGGAATGTTTTATGAACTACCGCTGGCAGGGCAATGTGCGCGAAATGAAAAACGTTGTGCGCAGGGCAACATTGTTGACTGAAGGAAACGAAATTACGATGAAAGCGCTCCCGCTTGAAATCTCGAACTTTAAAATGCCTGTCCATGAATATGGCAATCATATCGAAAGCTTTGAAATAAAAGAGGTGCGCCACGACCTGAAAAACGCGGCCCTGGAAGCCGAATACGAAACGATATTAAAAGTGTTGAGGGAAGTTAATTTCAATAAAACCAAAGCTGCTGAAATATTAAATATTGACAGGAAAACCCTTTATAATAAAATGAAGGCCATCAATATAAAATAA
- a CDS encoding histidine kinase encodes MKSPAKDKTKANSPGKTSDDTLRTLKHDINNQLSNILLALEQLRYEIPDASEDCTFYLESISLSTKKINALLKETE; translated from the coding sequence GTGAAGAGCCCGGCAAAAGATAAAACTAAAGCCAATTCTCCTGGCAAAACCAGTGATGATACTTTGCGCACCTTAAAACATGATATCAATAACCAGCTTTCAAATATACTTTTGGCCCTGGAACAGTTACGTTACGAAATCCCCGATGCTTCCGAAGATTGTACCTTTTACCTGGAATCGATCTCCCTCAGCACAAAAAAAATAAACGCCCTGCTTAAAGAAACTGAATAA